In Parafrankia discariae, the sequence GGTCCCCAAACTCACCTACATTCGATCTTGACCCGAAGATCGAATGGTCCCCGTTCTCACCTACATCTGGTCCCCGTTCTCACTTGCAAAGCCAGCAGGAGGAGATCGATCCTCGATCGTGGCTGCCCGGGGCTACTGCTCAGGGGGACTGCCAGGACGCCGACCCCACCAGCCCGGAGGGCGGCGCATCACACGCTGGTTTGCGGTGTTGGATACCCGGGCTCCCGCGCGGTCGCGTTACGTTCCTGCCAACTGGCGACACTGACCTGGGGGACGGAGTGATCACCCGTCAGGTGACCGCGAGGCGGTACGCCAGCACGGTGCGATGCCCTGCCATGACGATGTCGGCCGTCTCCACGGGCCGGTCGCCCACGTAGTAGGTCCGCTGCTGCCGCATGACCGACACCCCGGGCGGGAGTTCGAGCGCTTCCACCTCGTCGGCCGTCGGCGGCCTGGCGGTCAGCTCCTCGGCGACGGAATCGATGTGCAAGTCGATCAGATCGAACCGCGCCACCACGCCTACGGCGGCGCCGTCTTCGGGGAGCTCGATCGGGGTGCCTTCGGTAAGGGCCAGCGGCTCCCAGGAGATCGCGGTCTGGATCGGCGTGCCGTCGTAGCGGTACAGGTAGCGCGTCACCATCACGGAGTCGCCAGCCTCGATACCCAGCCGCGCAGCCACGATCTCGTCCGCCGTCTCGCGGACGGATGTGTGATCCCAGGACGCGCGACCGCCGGTCGCGGCCACGGAGCGAGCGAACGGGGACGTCGACTCACCGGAGGCCGGCCGGACGCGGCGGTGGAACTCGGTGTTAACCCGCCGAACCGATGGGCGCTCCTGGACGTATGTCCCGGCCTGCCCGCGAGCGACGATGAGCCCGTCCGCTTGAAGTTGGTCCATCGCGCGCCGCAGCGTCTCGGAGGCAACACCGAATCGGGCCTGCAGGGTTCGCTGCGGCGGCAGCCGGTCGCCGGGCTGGTAGGCCCCGGACTCGATCTCCTCGCGCAAGATCGCCGCGATCCGCTGGTAGGTGTGGCGATCGGTCGGCGACATGCCCTAGAGCATATCCTCCGCCTCGGCTTAAATCCACATGTCCTAGGGTGTGGATATGTCCTAGGACATGTGTTACTGTTGGTACAGGCCGAAGCACCTGAGGCCGGCATCTGATATCCAACCGGGATATTGCCGTAAAGGTGGCGGCGCGGGGATAGCCTCTCGCTTTCGAGGCGCTGACCGTTCGTCAGTTCTGTAGTTAGAGAATCCTATGGCTGCTTCTTTGTAAGGATCTCCGTCCTTGCCGGCTCGGTGTAGACCATCTTTGATTGATTTTTCGGCTCTAGAGATTCCGCATTATGTGTTTATTG encodes:
- a CDS encoding GntR family transcriptional regulator, with the translated sequence MSPTDRHTYQRIAAILREEIESGAYQPGDRLPPQRTLQARFGVASETLRRAMDQLQADGLIVARGQAGTYVQERPSVRRVNTEFHRRVRPASGESTSPFARSVAATGGRASWDHTSVRETADEIVAARLGIEAGDSVMVTRYLYRYDGTPIQTAISWEPLALTEGTPIELPEDGAAVGVVARFDLIDLHIDSVAEELTARPPTADEVEALELPPGVSVMRQQRTYYVGDRPVETADIVMAGHRTVLAYRLAVT